The following are encoded in a window of Polynucleobacter sp. AP-Kolm-20A-A1 genomic DNA:
- a CDS encoding IlvD/Edd family dehydratase — MSSKPKDPAESGLRKGLTSYGDKGFSLFLRKAFIKGAGYTNSALDRPVIGIINTGSAYNPCHGNMPQLLEAVKRGVMLAGGLPMEFPTISIHESFAAPTSMYLRNLMSMDTEEMLRAQPMDAVVMIGGCDKTVPAQMMGAASAGLPAIQLITGSMLTGSHRSERVGACTDCRRYWGKFRAGEIDEVEKDEVNDQLVASVGTCSVMGTASTMACISEALGMTVPGGATPPAVTADRIRVAEETGTCAVKMAKEGLTIDKVLTADAFENAMRVLLAIGGSTNGIVHLAAIAGRMGLEIDLDALDKMGDETPVLVDLKPSGDHYMENFHDAGGMTTLLRELKPLLKLNAMTVSGRTLGEEIDAAAPSFKQDVVRPFDKPIYPRGSIAVLHGNLAPGGAIIKQSAANEKLMEHEGRAVVFEDAADLANRIDSPDLDVHAEDILVLKNIGPKGAPGMPEAGYIPIPMKLARAGVKDIVRISDGRMSGTAFGTIVLHVTPESAIGGPLAQVRNGDRIRLSVKNREISLLISDAELAQRMKDNPITSPTAERGYKKLFLDTVTQADQGVDFDFLRAAKMVGKTPSK; from the coding sequence ATGAGTTCCAAGCCAAAAGATCCTGCTGAAAGTGGTTTACGCAAAGGTTTAACCAGTTACGGCGACAAAGGATTTTCCTTATTTTTACGCAAGGCATTTATTAAAGGCGCTGGCTATACCAATAGCGCATTAGATCGCCCTGTTATCGGCATCATCAATACTGGTAGCGCCTACAACCCCTGCCATGGCAATATGCCGCAACTTCTTGAGGCAGTAAAACGTGGCGTGATGTTGGCTGGCGGTCTTCCAATGGAATTTCCAACAATCTCGATTCATGAGAGTTTTGCTGCTCCAACAAGTATGTACTTGCGTAATCTGATGTCTATGGATACAGAAGAAATGTTGCGTGCACAACCTATGGATGCAGTCGTCATGATTGGTGGTTGCGATAAAACAGTTCCAGCCCAAATGATGGGTGCAGCTTCTGCAGGATTACCGGCTATTCAATTGATTACCGGCTCCATGCTGACCGGCTCTCATCGCAGTGAGCGCGTTGGTGCATGTACTGACTGCCGTCGTTACTGGGGCAAATTCCGCGCCGGTGAAATCGACGAAGTTGAAAAAGATGAAGTGAATGATCAACTGGTTGCCAGCGTAGGAACCTGCTCTGTCATGGGCACAGCCAGCACCATGGCCTGTATCTCTGAAGCCTTGGGTATGACGGTGCCTGGTGGCGCAACGCCTCCCGCTGTTACTGCTGACCGCATTCGCGTTGCCGAAGAAACCGGTACTTGTGCAGTTAAGATGGCTAAAGAAGGTTTAACCATTGATAAAGTCCTAACAGCAGATGCATTTGAAAACGCTATGCGTGTATTGCTTGCTATTGGTGGATCAACCAATGGCATTGTGCACTTGGCAGCTATCGCTGGACGCATGGGTCTTGAAATTGATTTAGATGCCTTAGACAAAATGGGTGATGAGACTCCTGTATTGGTTGATCTCAAACCATCCGGTGATCACTACATGGAAAACTTCCATGATGCTGGCGGCATGACTACCCTACTACGCGAACTGAAGCCACTTCTCAAACTGAATGCCATGACAGTCTCTGGCAGAACACTTGGTGAAGAAATTGATGCAGCAGCTCCTAGCTTTAAACAAGATGTTGTGCGGCCTTTTGATAAACCCATTTATCCGCGTGGCAGCATTGCCGTACTTCACGGCAATCTGGCTCCAGGTGGCGCCATCATTAAACAGTCCGCTGCTAATGAAAAGCTGATGGAGCACGAAGGTCGCGCAGTAGTCTTTGAAGATGCCGCCGATCTTGCCAACCGAATTGATAGCCCTGACTTAGATGTCCATGCAGAAGATATCTTGGTCTTAAAAAATATTGGCCCTAAGGGTGCGCCAGGCATGCCTGAGGCAGGATACATTCCTATTCCGATGAAGCTGGCACGCGCTGGTGTAAAAGATATCGTGCGCATCTCCGATGGCCGCATGAGTGGCACTGCATTCGGAACGATTGTTTTGCATGTCACCCCAGAATCCGCTATCGGCGGTCCACTAGCCCAAGTACGCAATGGTGATCGCATTCGTCTGAGCGTAAAGAATCGTGAGATTAGCTTATTAATTTCAGATGCTGAGCTGGCTCAGCGTATGAAAGATAATCCAATCACTTCACCAACCGCTGAACGCGGCTACAAGAAGCTATTCTTAGATACGGTTACCCAAGCTGATCAAGGCGTTGACTTTGATTTCTTGAGAGCCGCAAAGATGGTGGGTAAGACACCAAGCAAGTGA
- a CDS encoding transporter, whose amino-acid sequence MLSGQLHAQEIEARLYSNAPIGMNFATGGIAQAKSGSYKLTTEAVSLTHVLDVAGQSGRLSLLLPYAELSGTGTVGGQTFNASSEGMSDPVIKASANLYGAPALSLDDFKNYKQDLIIGASIAASVPWGKYNSEQMVNVGANRWFIQPGLGASKAIGPWRLELAGMATIYTNNNSFMGSNTLSQNPIYSGQTHVIYYFANTAWISADATYYTGGQSYLNGLPVSGPQENWRYGSTFSYPINKNNSVRLTASTGGYSRTNNSYDLYGISWQYRWGGGL is encoded by the coding sequence ATGCTTTCCGGGCAATTGCATGCCCAAGAAATCGAAGCGCGTCTTTACTCAAATGCACCCATTGGGATGAACTTTGCCACCGGTGGTATTGCACAAGCCAAAAGCGGTTCCTACAAATTAACTACAGAAGCAGTTAGCCTTACGCATGTCTTAGATGTTGCCGGTCAGTCTGGACGTCTTAGCTTATTACTACCTTACGCAGAACTCTCTGGTACGGGCACGGTAGGTGGCCAAACCTTTAACGCATCCTCAGAAGGTATGTCTGATCCCGTGATCAAAGCCTCAGCAAATCTGTATGGTGCTCCCGCCTTGAGTTTGGATGATTTTAAAAACTACAAACAGGATTTAATTATTGGTGCCAGCATTGCAGCTTCGGTTCCTTGGGGCAAGTACAACAGCGAGCAAATGGTGAACGTTGGTGCCAATCGTTGGTTTATTCAGCCAGGACTTGGTGCATCAAAGGCAATTGGACCATGGCGTCTTGAGTTAGCCGGCATGGCCACCATCTATACCAATAACAATAGTTTCATGGGTAGTAATACCTTGTCCCAAAACCCAATTTACTCTGGCCAAACACACGTCATTTATTACTTTGCCAATACCGCTTGGATTTCTGCGGATGCAACCTATTACACGGGCGGCCAATCCTACCTCAACGGACTTCCTGTCAGCGGGCCCCAGGAAAACTGGCGCTACGGTAGTACATTCTCTTATCCCATTAATAAAAACAACTCCGTTCGGTTAACAGCTAGTACTGGTGGGTATTCCCGCACCAATAACAGTTATGACCTGTATGGCATATCCTGGCAATATCGCTGGGGTGGCGGCTTATAG
- a CDS encoding U32 family peptidase, with translation MKKIPELLAPAGSLSMLRTAFDFGADAIYAGQPRYSLRVRNNDFGKIEVLKQGIDTAHDLGKKFYLVSNLLPHGGKTRTYIKDMDPVIALKPDALIMSDPGLIMMAREAWPDMPIHLSVQANTVNGASAKFWRSVGISRVILSRELSFDEIEEVRQDCPEMELEVFVHGALCIAYSGRCLLSGYMSHRDSNQGACTNACRWDYKVKPGQQTTSGDVVLLQEARRPDDLMPMEEDEHGTYIMNSKDLRAVEHIERLTKMGVDSFKIEGRTKSPYYVSRTVQAYRSAIDDAVAGRPFNTTLLGNLEGLANRGYTDGFYERHHDKEYQLYMRGHSLSGRSLYVGETLDIDPASGRVKVDVKNRFSVGDKIEIIEPQGNKDLVLEKMWNMSGEPIDVAPGSGHFVWLELPMQSKHAFIARYTHEPAPAEACSSCSE, from the coding sequence ATGAAAAAGATTCCAGAACTTCTAGCCCCTGCAGGCAGCCTTTCGATGCTCCGCACTGCCTTTGACTTTGGCGCCGATGCGATTTATGCCGGGCAGCCTAGATATTCATTACGCGTTCGCAATAACGATTTTGGCAAGATCGAGGTCCTCAAACAAGGAATCGATACCGCGCATGATCTAGGTAAAAAGTTTTACCTGGTTTCTAATTTATTGCCTCATGGTGGTAAGACGCGCACCTATATCAAAGATATGGATCCAGTGATTGCATTAAAGCCTGATGCCTTAATCATGTCTGACCCTGGTTTGATCATGATGGCAAGAGAAGCATGGCCAGATATGCCTATTCACTTATCCGTTCAAGCCAATACCGTAAATGGCGCCTCTGCAAAATTCTGGAGATCGGTTGGTATTAGCCGCGTGATTTTGTCTCGTGAGCTTTCATTTGATGAAATCGAAGAGGTTCGCCAAGATTGTCCTGAAATGGAATTAGAAGTATTTGTCCATGGCGCTTTGTGCATTGCCTATTCTGGTCGCTGCCTACTATCTGGCTACATGTCTCACCGAGACTCCAATCAAGGCGCATGTACCAATGCTTGTCGCTGGGATTACAAAGTAAAACCTGGTCAACAAACAACCAGTGGCGATGTTGTATTGCTTCAAGAAGCTCGCAGACCTGATGATTTAATGCCAATGGAAGAGGATGAGCACGGCACCTACATCATGAACTCCAAGGATTTGCGTGCTGTCGAACATATTGAGCGTCTTACTAAGATGGGTGTTGACTCATTTAAGATTGAAGGTCGCACTAAGTCACCTTACTATGTATCAAGGACTGTGCAAGCCTATCGTTCAGCGATTGATGATGCTGTTGCTGGTAGACCTTTTAATACAACCCTGCTTGGAAACTTAGAGGGTCTTGCTAATCGTGGTTATACCGATGGCTTTTATGAGCGTCATCACGATAAAGAGTATCAGCTCTACATGAGAGGCCACTCTCTTTCCGGCAGAAGTTTGTATGTTGGTGAAACGCTGGATATAGACCCCGCATCTGGTCGAGTCAAAGTGGATGTTAAGAATCGTTTCTCAGTTGGCGACAAGATTGAAATCATTGAGCCACAAGGTAACAAGGATTTAGTCCTGGAGAAGATGTGGAATATGAGCGGTGAACCGATAGATGTAGCACCAGGTTCAGGACATTTTGTTTGGCTTGAATTGCCGATGCAAAGCAAGCATGCATTTATTGCGCGTTACACCCATGAGCCTGCGCCTGCAGAAGCTTGCTCCTCTTGCAGCGAATAG
- a CDS encoding alpha/beta hydrolase, protein MKFTAQALFAVISCIFLGQAFAAGKIQMNEYMVQSDTPGISLYVRNKHLAGMKKFSAEKTLLYVHGSTYPAETAFDLTLGGTSWMEYMASHGYDVWLVDLRGYGKSTRPPEMDQPADQNPPIVRTDVAVRDVSSAVDYILKKRNINKMNLLGWSWGTTIMGKYTTENNQKVNKLVLYAPQWLRQGGAPLTDKGGQLGAYRVASITDAKNRWLTGVPENAKATLIPEGWFEKWAEATFDTDPWGRTQTPKKLRAPNGTVQDAREFWTAGKPVYEPKDIRVPVMLVHAEWDADLPSYMMYEYFTKLENAPYKIMLQISEGTHTIIMEKNRMLMFDGVQEFLDSSFKPEN, encoded by the coding sequence GTGAAATTCACAGCACAAGCATTGTTTGCAGTTATTTCTTGCATCTTTCTTGGTCAGGCATTTGCCGCCGGCAAGATTCAAATGAACGAGTACATGGTTCAAAGCGATACCCCTGGTATTTCGCTTTATGTTCGCAATAAGCATTTAGCAGGTATGAAGAAGTTTTCAGCTGAAAAAACCCTGCTTTATGTTCACGGCTCTACTTATCCAGCAGAAACCGCCTTTGATTTAACTTTGGGCGGAACCTCTTGGATGGAGTACATGGCATCACATGGATACGACGTTTGGTTGGTAGATCTGCGTGGCTATGGAAAATCGACAAGACCTCCAGAGATGGATCAACCTGCAGATCAAAATCCTCCGATCGTTAGAACCGATGTTGCTGTTAGGGACGTATCTAGTGCGGTTGATTACATTCTCAAAAAGCGCAACATCAATAAAATGAACTTACTCGGTTGGTCTTGGGGTACAACCATTATGGGTAAGTACACCACTGAAAATAATCAGAAGGTCAATAAGCTCGTTTTGTACGCACCACAATGGCTTCGTCAGGGCGGGGCTCCTTTAACCGATAAAGGTGGTCAGCTTGGAGCCTATCGTGTTGCTTCCATTACAGACGCTAAAAACCGTTGGTTGACTGGCGTACCTGAAAATGCAAAGGCAACACTGATTCCAGAAGGTTGGTTTGAGAAGTGGGCTGAAGCCACATTTGACACTGATCCATGGGGCAGAACGCAGACTCCAAAGAAGCTCAGAGCGCCTAATGGAACTGTGCAAGATGCGCGTGAGTTCTGGACAGCAGGCAAGCCTGTTTATGAGCCTAAGGACATTCGTGTACCAGTAATGCTTGTGCACGCAGAGTGGGATGCGGATTTGCCAAGCTACATGATGTATGAGTACTTCACGAAGCTAGAGAATGCGCCATACAAAATCATGCTGCAGATCAGCGAAGGCACTCACACCATCATTATGGAAAAGAACCGTATGTTGATGTTTGATGGCGTTCAAGAGTTCTTGGATAGCTCATTTAAACCTGAGAATTAA
- a CDS encoding GIY-YIG nuclease family protein, translating to MKSGYIYVLVHPSNPNLYKIGVTTRTPKVRLAQHNSDFTKAAGRIVQETGQEWELKEYHPVIDPYWAEKVFWSHIPQSAIPYRGGIEVEIMSWQEVFAGLAAAKGAGLRPQSAATPVYEVAYNVSVRKYLEGRGITLLGQVKSIVSGRNDFECINGHQWRTRPKLVMDGEGCPECGIGSRTLDEMMKITNAGVICLLINPGRPGFISVGAKCGTLERISKEYPWGGVGNPPI from the coding sequence ATGAAGTCTGGTTATATTTACGTACTAGTACATCCATCCAATCCGAATCTATACAAGATTGGGGTAACTACTCGCACGCCTAAGGTGCGTCTAGCCCAACACAATAGCGATTTCACTAAAGCTGCTGGACGAATTGTTCAGGAAACTGGTCAGGAATGGGAGTTAAAAGAATATCACCCTGTAATTGACCCTTATTGGGCTGAAAAAGTATTTTGGAGTCATATCCCTCAATCGGCCATTCCATACAGAGGTGGCATTGAAGTTGAAATAATGTCTTGGCAGGAAGTATTCGCTGGACTTGCAGCAGCTAAGGGTGCTGGTCTGCGCCCACAATCTGCAGCTACTCCTGTTTATGAAGTTGCTTATAACGTTTCAGTGAGAAAGTATTTGGAGGGGCGTGGCATTACTCTTTTGGGGCAAGTGAAAAGCATTGTTAGCGGCAGAAATGATTTTGAATGCATCAATGGCCATCAATGGCGTACACGACCAAAGCTGGTAATGGATGGTGAGGGATGTCCTGAGTGCGGCATTGGGTCAAGAACTCTTGATGAGATGATGAAAATTACTAACGCAGGCGTCATATGCTTACTAATAAATCCTGGTAGGCCCGGATTTATAAGCGTAGGTGCTAAATGCGGAACATTAGAGCGGATATCAAAAGAATATCCCTGGGGGGGGGTGGGAAATCCACCGATATAG
- a CDS encoding PAS domain-containing protein: protein MPKSNNLKRILVIDDNPAIYEDFCKVLCPTTAPAKELTDLTNSIFGDARKKVDVGDYQIDFALRGQDGVEKVKAAINEGRPYIIAFVDMRMPNGWGGLETIKNLWLAQPQLQIVLCTAYSDYSWDEIRAQLSRRDRFLILKKPFDNIEVQQMVETLINRQESEELLLENKNLLQTAQEIAKVGHYTLNQASQKVDRSESLNSLFQIPPDYGTSYDEFCKLFSPHSEIHFNQCVQGASKNQKPFEIICQFHKGDLGQYAWCIAAGYWELDVSNKPVKLIGTIQDITQTYELQNQLRLLDACISQADDVVIITDSRQKTAGGPRIVYVNDIFERKTGYSKEFAIGKTMDILYGPNTQESAIEKINKGLINKKPVRVEMVNYDANKAEFWVDLNMSPIQDKDDEITHWLCMQRDISNQKTTLDALTDKEFSVVKAVASNSEITLKEIADRLHISEHTLRNHLASIYEKLGVRGRLELYIFCSKFMDELSKS, encoded by the coding sequence ATGCCTAAATCCAATAATCTCAAAAGAATTCTTGTTATTGACGATAACCCGGCAATTTACGAGGACTTTTGCAAAGTACTATGCCCTACTACTGCACCTGCAAAAGAACTAACGGATTTAACCAACTCCATCTTTGGTGATGCTCGTAAAAAAGTTGATGTAGGGGATTACCAAATTGACTTTGCTTTGCGCGGTCAAGACGGAGTTGAGAAGGTAAAAGCGGCCATAAATGAGGGTCGGCCATACATCATTGCATTTGTTGATATGCGTATGCCTAATGGCTGGGGCGGTCTTGAGACCATCAAAAACTTATGGCTAGCACAGCCACAACTACAAATTGTCCTTTGCACAGCCTACTCAGACTACTCTTGGGATGAAATTCGCGCTCAACTATCGCGTAGAGATCGATTCTTAATTCTTAAGAAGCCATTTGACAATATTGAAGTACAGCAAATGGTGGAAACCTTAATTAACCGACAAGAGTCAGAAGAGCTCTTGCTTGAGAACAAGAATTTACTGCAAACCGCCCAGGAAATAGCCAAAGTCGGGCATTACACACTCAATCAAGCAAGTCAAAAGGTGGACCGCTCTGAAAGTCTCAATTCTCTATTTCAAATTCCCCCGGACTACGGCACTAGCTATGATGAATTTTGCAAACTCTTCTCGCCACATTCTGAAATCCACTTTAACCAGTGTGTTCAGGGTGCAAGCAAGAATCAGAAACCTTTTGAAATTATTTGCCAATTTCACAAGGGCGATCTAGGTCAATATGCATGGTGTATAGCAGCCGGCTATTGGGAGCTTGATGTCAGCAATAAGCCTGTTAAATTAATTGGCACCATCCAAGATATTACTCAAACCTACGAATTACAGAACCAACTCAGACTCCTGGATGCTTGTATCTCACAAGCAGATGACGTCGTCATCATTACTGACTCCAGACAAAAGACTGCTGGCGGCCCCCGCATAGTGTATGTGAATGATATTTTTGAGCGTAAAACTGGTTACTCAAAGGAATTTGCCATTGGCAAAACCATGGATATTCTTTATGGCCCTAATACCCAGGAATCAGCTATTGAAAAAATTAATAAAGGCTTGATTAATAAAAAACCGGTGCGGGTTGAAATGGTTAATTACGACGCCAATAAAGCTGAATTCTGGGTTGACTTGAACATGTCCCCTATTCAAGATAAGGATGATGAGATCACCCATTGGCTCTGCATGCAACGTGATATCAGCAATCAAAAAACCACCCTGGACGCTTTAACCGATAAAGAATTTAGCGTTGTGAAAGCGGTAGCCTCTAATAGTGAAATTACTCTAAAAGAGATTGCCGACAGACTTCATATAAGCGAACATACCTTGCGCAATCACCTAGCCTCTATCTATGAAAAGCTTGGTGTCCGTGGGCGCCTAGAGCTGTATATCTTCTGCAGCAAATTCATGGATGAATTAAGTAAGAGTTAA
- a CDS encoding ATP-binding protein, with amino-acid sequence MNKRLIYLLKGGENPLILGVGAILAIIIIATAIISAFSMRENSRQEWSRQLDNLTLTLSAQVSQTLYSANTALDSITQEIKAAKVDDERQFKDFASKESQFNYLVQKTQSNPLINVAAYVDNKGEILNYTRAFPAPKISIADRDYFLNAQLSTNEGTFYSAPIQNRTNNDWIFYLTRKVHNRSGEFLGLIVIGISSEVFASFYQNIGNNLGKGSSISLYRDDYMVMTRWPFAENLVGKKQADSETIKMVKDLKLSHGVLQTSEPSAINNDLGTNRMVAMRVVSNYPFIVSAEVNEDIFMQSWRENERWIWISAAASLIILALSIHLLLKANQKTSAELAERIAAQKELTRAHERLEVRVKERTVELSREVSDRKLAQEELARLNTYIADVSHRAGMAEVANSVIHNVGNALNSINVAVTSINSEIKSTPLNTLPKIAEMLKNHEHDLAGFLSSDEKGKQFPKLIQMLSDQWKLENTTLITETKQLQDSVAHIREIVSRQQSLSGKLGIDEIINIPDLINNCLSFYVTNFKNAKIVVSMNNEPGLEWSGDRSKITQILLNLIMNAEESLMASSSEPKTLKIASFNNQKDGIQIEVSDNGTGIEPEVLNKLFSYGFTTKPFGHGLGLHASAIAANEMHGTLQAFSAGKDKGATFILTLPKQPLVTTSKNA; translated from the coding sequence ATGAATAAACGACTTATTTACTTACTTAAAGGCGGCGAGAATCCCTTAATTCTGGGGGTTGGCGCAATTCTTGCAATCATCATTATTGCAACCGCCATTATTTCCGCATTCTCCATGCGCGAGAATAGTCGTCAAGAGTGGTCTAGGCAATTAGACAATTTAACGCTAACCCTTTCAGCCCAGGTCAGTCAAACACTCTACTCGGCAAATACAGCGCTTGATAGCATTACCCAAGAAATCAAAGCTGCAAAAGTAGATGATGAGCGTCAATTTAAGGATTTTGCTAGCAAAGAAAGTCAATTCAACTATCTGGTTCAAAAAACCCAATCAAACCCACTTATTAACGTGGCGGCCTACGTTGATAACAAAGGTGAAATTTTAAATTACACCCGTGCATTTCCGGCACCTAAGATTAGCATTGCTGACCGAGACTATTTTTTAAATGCTCAACTCAGCACAAATGAAGGAACGTTTTATAGCGCCCCTATCCAAAACAGAACTAATAATGACTGGATTTTTTACCTAACCAGAAAAGTTCACAATCGCAGCGGGGAATTTTTAGGCCTTATTGTGATTGGGATTTCATCTGAGGTATTCGCAAGCTTTTACCAAAATATTGGCAATAACTTAGGTAAAGGTTCCAGCATCAGCCTGTATAGGGATGACTATATGGTCATGACCCGCTGGCCTTTTGCAGAGAACCTCGTTGGAAAAAAGCAGGCTGACAGCGAAACCATCAAAATGGTCAAAGACCTAAAGCTATCCCATGGCGTATTGCAAACCAGCGAACCTAGCGCTATTAATAATGATTTAGGCACTAACCGCATGGTTGCCATGCGCGTTGTCAGCAATTACCCTTTTATCGTTTCAGCTGAGGTAAATGAGGATATTTTCATGCAGAGCTGGAGAGAAAATGAACGTTGGATCTGGATATCTGCCGCAGCCAGCCTCATTATTCTAGCGCTGAGCATTCACTTGCTGCTCAAAGCAAATCAAAAGACTAGCGCAGAATTAGCAGAGCGCATTGCGGCCCAAAAAGAGCTCACAAGAGCGCATGAGCGATTAGAGGTTCGAGTAAAGGAGCGTACGGTTGAACTTTCTAGAGAAGTCTCCGATAGAAAGTTAGCTCAAGAAGAGTTGGCAAGGTTAAACACCTACATTGCGGATGTATCCCACCGTGCAGGCATGGCTGAAGTGGCTAATAGCGTTATTCATAACGTTGGAAATGCATTGAACAGTATTAACGTTGCGGTAACTAGCATCAATTCAGAAATAAAAAGCACGCCCCTCAATACCCTTCCGAAAATTGCTGAAATGCTGAAAAATCACGAACATGATTTAGCGGGTTTCTTAAGCTCAGATGAAAAAGGAAAGCAGTTTCCCAAATTAATTCAAATGCTATCTGATCAGTGGAAACTAGAAAACACTACTCTCATCACTGAGACTAAGCAACTTCAAGACAGCGTAGCGCATATTCGCGAGATTGTTAGTCGTCAACAATCCCTAAGCGGCAAGCTGGGCATTGATGAGATTATCAATATTCCCGACCTCATCAATAATTGCTTGAGCTTTTATGTAACCAATTTTAAGAACGCAAAAATTGTTGTCTCCATGAATAACGAGCCAGGCCTGGAATGGAGTGGTGATCGCAGCAAAATCACCCAAATTCTGCTGAATCTCATCATGAATGCGGAAGAGTCTCTGATGGCTAGTTCAAGTGAACCAAAAACGCTCAAAATTGCTAGCTTCAACAACCAAAAGGATGGCATACAAATAGAGGTTTCAGATAACGGAACTGGAATTGAACCAGAGGTCTTAAATAAGTTATTTAGCTACGGATTTACTACTAAACCTTTTGGTCACGGCCTGGGATTGCATGCCAGCGCCATTGCAGCCAATGAGATGCATGGAACTCTTCAGGCATTTAGTGCTGGCAAAGACAAGGGTGCTACTTTTATACTGACACTACCAAAACAGCCCTTGGTAACAACGAGCAAAAATGCCTAA
- a CDS encoding DUF4124 domain-containing protein, with protein sequence MFLKNGLITVFTLGLASLAQADVYRCSTDNGSVTLSNVEKGSNCKKMALPPPEPKKSGSSKAAASDVASAPKDVKAVDKPKSTYDSAAMERKRIIQEEMDLEKVRLSAVQARIKELSAAPNKSPDQLKDLVSLQQKENLHASNLQILQKELNK encoded by the coding sequence TTGTTTCTTAAAAATGGATTAATTACTGTCTTCACATTGGGCTTAGCTTCCTTAGCTCAAGCCGATGTTTATCGCTGCTCAACTGATAATGGCTCGGTAACGCTATCCAATGTGGAAAAGGGCTCAAACTGTAAAAAGATGGCTTTGCCCCCACCCGAACCCAAAAAGTCTGGTTCATCAAAGGCTGCTGCTTCAGATGTGGCTTCAGCCCCAAAAGACGTTAAAGCGGTTGATAAGCCAAAAAGTACGTATGACTCAGCGGCTATGGAGCGCAAACGCATTATTCAAGAAGAGATGGATTTGGAGAAAGTGCGCCTGAGCGCAGTTCAGGCTCGAATCAAGGAATTATCTGCGGCCCCCAATAAATCCCCTGATCAACTAAAAGATTTGGTTTCTTTACAACAGAAAGAGAATCTGCATGCTAGTAATTTGCAGATTTTGCAAAAAGAACTCAATAAATAA
- a CDS encoding prepilin-type N-terminal cleavage/methylation domain-containing protein: MYSKSKQSGFTLIELLVVIAIIGILTAIGIPMYSGYQASAKVSATKQNLDSLKTYIAGEVTKCGAGLVANLPTVGGTTVACDGTQTAASYQAYFVTYANSIFKNPYKPSAPTVAFATPPVVSASTAGQLYIDTGACSGGLAISSEFVDDTLGSVPYPNTVASGKATAAPSCISIQ; the protein is encoded by the coding sequence ATGTATTCTAAATCGAAACAATCAGGCTTTACCTTGATTGAATTGCTGGTGGTGATTGCCATCATCGGTATTCTCACGGCCATTGGCATTCCAATGTATTCGGGATATCAGGCGTCGGCAAAAGTGTCTGCAACAAAACAAAATCTGGATTCATTAAAAACGTATATCGCTGGTGAAGTAACCAAGTGTGGCGCAGGTCTTGTTGCAAACTTGCCAACAGTTGGCGGCACTACTGTTGCTTGTGATGGAACTCAGACTGCTGCAAGCTATCAAGCTTACTTTGTAACTTACGCAAATTCTATTTTCAAGAATCCCTACAAGCCTTCTGCTCCAACTGTAGCGTTTGCAACGCCTCCAGTGGTTTCGGCATCAACAGCTGGTCAGTTATATATTGATACCGGCGCTTGCTCTGGCGGCCTTGCAATTTCCTCCGAGTTTGTGGATGACACATTGGGTTCTGTGCCATACCCAAATACAGTTGCTAGCGGTAAGGCTACAGCTGCACCTTCATGCATCTCTATTCAGTAA
- a CDS encoding type II secretion system protein, whose translation MMNLHSQRGLTLMELVVTLAILGVLAAVGTPVLMGNIKAAKNSQAQNTLKSIYLTQKNFYIDNNSCYYVNSVAGDNANLINQYLFFSVSPASGPIEPTSAGNEFRYYILLDSTVAANPSCPANTASGYIAYAVSKDVSYSINQNNLKTGF comes from the coding sequence ATGATGAATCTTCACAGCCAGCGCGGCCTTACCCTAATGGAGCTAGTGGTAACACTAGCAATCCTTGGGGTGTTGGCTGCCGTTGGCACCCCAGTTTTAATGGGGAATATTAAAGCTGCTAAGAACTCGCAAGCTCAAAATACTTTGAAGTCGATCTATTTAACGCAGAAGAATTTTTATATCGACAACAATTCTTGTTATTACGTCAACTCAGTTGCAGGTGATAACGCCAACTTAATTAATCAATACTTATTCTTTTCTGTATCCCCAGCTAGTGGCCCAATTGAACCCACCTCTGCTGGCAATGAGTTTAGGTATTACATCCTTCTGGATTCAACGGTAGCAGCTAATCCAAGCTGCCCCGCAAATACTGCAAGTGGTTATATCGCTTACGCAGTATCTAAGGATGTCAGCTATTCGATTAACCAAAATAATCTAAAAACTGGATTCTAG